A single window of Drosophila suzukii chromosome 3, CBGP_Dsuzu_IsoJpt1.0, whole genome shotgun sequence DNA harbors:
- the AP-1sigma gene encoding AP-1 complex subunit sigma-2 isoform X1: MMLFMLLFSRQGKLRLQKWYMAYPDKVKKKITRELVTTILARKPKMCSFLEWKDCKIVYKRYASLYFCCAIEQNDNELLTLEIIHRYVELLDKYFGSVCELDIIFNFEKAYFILDELLIGGEIQETSKKNVLKAIASQDLLQEDETPQSFFDDHGLG; encoded by the exons ATG ATGCTTTTCATGCTGCTCTTCAGCCGGCAGGGCAAACTGCGGTTACAGAAATGGTACATGGCCTATCCCGATAAGGTGAAAAAGAAGATCACCCGGGAACTGGTAACCACGATACTGGCCCGGAAGCCCAAGATGTGCTCGTTTCTGGAGTGGAAGGACTGCAAGATTGTCTACAAAAG GTATGCCAGCTTGTATTTCTGTTGCGCCATCGAGCAGAACGACAACGAGCTGCTGACACTGGAGATCATTCATCGCTATGTGGAGCTGTTGGATAAGTACTTCGGCAGC GTCTGTGAGCTGGATATTATCTTTAACTTTGAAAAAGCCTACTTCATCCTGGACGAGCTGCTTATTGGCGGTGAGATCCAGGAAACGTCCAAAAAGAACGTACTTAAGGCGATCGCCTCGCAGGATCTGCTCCAAGAG GATGAAACCCCGCAGAGTTTCTTCGACGATCATGGCCTGGGCTAA
- the AP-1sigma gene encoding AP-1 complex subunit sigma-2 isoform X2 translates to MMLFMLLFSRQGKLRLQKWYMAYPDKVKKKITRELVTTILARKPKMCSFLEWKDCKIVYKRYASLYFCCAIEQNDNELLTLEIIHRYVELLDKYFGSVCELDIIFNFEKAYFILDELLIGGEIQETSKKNVLKAIASQDLLQEDEAVEGTLRDIGLL, encoded by the exons ATG ATGCTTTTCATGCTGCTCTTCAGCCGGCAGGGCAAACTGCGGTTACAGAAATGGTACATGGCCTATCCCGATAAGGTGAAAAAGAAGATCACCCGGGAACTGGTAACCACGATACTGGCCCGGAAGCCCAAGATGTGCTCGTTTCTGGAGTGGAAGGACTGCAAGATTGTCTACAAAAG GTATGCCAGCTTGTATTTCTGTTGCGCCATCGAGCAGAACGACAACGAGCTGCTGACACTGGAGATCATTCATCGCTATGTGGAGCTGTTGGATAAGTACTTCGGCAGC GTCTGTGAGCTGGATATTATCTTTAACTTTGAAAAAGCCTACTTCATCCTGGACGAGCTGCTTATTGGCGGTGAGATCCAGGAAACGTCCAAAAAGAACGTACTTAAGGCGATCGCCTCGCAGGATCTGCTCCAAGAG GACGAAGCCGTTGAGGGCACATTAAGAGACATTGGACTCCTGTAA
- the AP-1sigma gene encoding AP-1 complex subunit sigma-2 isoform X3, which produces MMLFMLLFSRQGKLRLQKWYMAYPDKVKKKITRELVTTILARKPKMCSFLEWKDCKIVYKRYASLYFCCAIEQNDNELLTLEIIHRYVELLDKYFGSVCELDIIFNFEKAYFILDELLIGGEIQETSKKNVLKAIASQDLLQEDFNEYLN; this is translated from the exons ATG ATGCTTTTCATGCTGCTCTTCAGCCGGCAGGGCAAACTGCGGTTACAGAAATGGTACATGGCCTATCCCGATAAGGTGAAAAAGAAGATCACCCGGGAACTGGTAACCACGATACTGGCCCGGAAGCCCAAGATGTGCTCGTTTCTGGAGTGGAAGGACTGCAAGATTGTCTACAAAAG GTATGCCAGCTTGTATTTCTGTTGCGCCATCGAGCAGAACGACAACGAGCTGCTGACACTGGAGATCATTCATCGCTATGTGGAGCTGTTGGATAAGTACTTCGGCAGC GTCTGTGAGCTGGATATTATCTTTAACTTTGAAAAAGCCTACTTCATCCTGGACGAGCTGCTTATTGGCGGTGAGATCCAGGAAACGTCCAAAAAGAACGTACTTAAGGCGATCGCCTCGCAGGATCTGCTCCAAGAG GACTTCAATGAGTATCTCAACTAA